In Aegilops tauschii subsp. strangulata cultivar AL8/78 chromosome 3, Aet v6.0, whole genome shotgun sequence, one genomic interval encodes:
- the LOC109778003 gene encoding uncharacterized protein → MACLEHSSLVHNLTSQKNKLQETYEKLVEDVNNLLDTQDNIPKENEVQQGEHEEITPPLDNNISALKEQLGAMDAENKELKQKVDQLKSIQVAQGNVIRNLKFAHLKEKEKLSTERRNLEFHIADLVKASDKNKRKLKDIKDICDEE, encoded by the coding sequence ATGGCATGTCTGGAACATTCATCACTTGTCCACAATCTCACATCACAGAAGAACAAGCTACAGGAGACTTATGAGAAGCTTGTTGAGGATGTGAACAACCTACTTGATACCCAGGACAATATTCCCAAGGAAAATGAAGTCCAACAAGGTGAACATGAGGAGATCACTCCTCCTTTGGACAACAATATTTCAGCTTTGAAGGAACAGCTGGGTGCAATGGATGCTGAGAACAAAGAACTGAAGCAAAAGGTTGACCAGTTGAAGAGCATTCAGGTTGCCCAAGGTAATGTGATTAGGAATTTGAAGTTTGCTCATTTGAAGGAGAAGGAAAAGTTGAGCACTGAGAGGAGGAATTTGGAGTTTCACATTGCTGATCTTGTCAAAGCTAGTGACAAGAACAAGAGAAAGCTGAAGGACATCAAGGATATTTGCGATGAAGAGTGA